From one Vannielia litorea genomic stretch:
- a CDS encoding Hint domain-containing protein, producing the protein MVAASELSINTYANATAMADAIFGDSVQVVSASYSGSSYSSGIYTGGDSTSPGVVPGDTGVILSTGRASDFTNSWGSSNQDNNTSTNTGGQNNNSDFNAIAGTSTYDASYMDVTFIPDGDVMTMQFVFSSDEYPEYAQSIYNDIFAVWVNGEYVELEVGSGNTAVTNVNDADNSNLYIDNTNDEYNTEMDGFTLTMTLTMPVNAGEQNTIRIGIADTSDSSYDSNVLIAGNSIQTDLVAMTDEVQIGTNFTKTIDVLGNDIGSPTMTITHINGVAVSAGQSVTLQTGQTITLNADGTLDVTSDGDTEEIVFTYAIEDASGETDTGFIKLDQVPCFVAGTLIATPSGEVPVESLQPGDLVLTHDDGPQPLRWIGRRTVPALGSMAPIHIRAGTFGPHRALTISPLHRLMIRDPLAELMFGDGEVLVAAKELVGGAAVTRLEGGEVEYVHLLFDRHQVIFSEGLPTESFLPGGQMQHSFEAEIVEEICTIFPELDPETGEGYGPAARRMLSGYEARLWAAEALRAA; encoded by the coding sequence CATCGGAACTCTCGATCAATACCTACGCCAATGCGACGGCCATGGCCGATGCGATCTTCGGTGACAGCGTGCAGGTGGTCTCGGCCAGCTACTCCGGCTCCAGCTACTCCTCGGGCATCTACACCGGCGGCGACAGCACCTCGCCCGGCGTGGTGCCCGGTGATACCGGCGTCATCCTCTCCACCGGCCGCGCCTCTGACTTCACCAACTCATGGGGCTCGTCCAACCAAGACAACAACACCTCCACCAACACCGGCGGGCAGAACAACAACTCCGACTTCAACGCCATCGCCGGCACCTCCACCTATGACGCCAGCTACATGGATGTCACCTTCATCCCCGATGGCGACGTGATGACCATGCAGTTCGTGTTCTCGTCCGACGAGTACCCGGAGTATGCCCAGTCGATCTACAACGACATCTTCGCCGTCTGGGTGAACGGCGAATACGTCGAGCTGGAGGTCGGCAGCGGCAACACCGCCGTGACCAACGTCAACGATGCCGACAACTCCAACCTCTACATCGACAACACGAACGACGAGTACAACACCGAGATGGACGGGTTCACTCTGACCATGACCCTGACCATGCCGGTCAACGCAGGCGAGCAGAACACCATCCGCATCGGCATCGCCGATACGTCAGACAGTTCCTACGACTCCAACGTGCTGATCGCCGGCAACTCGATCCAGACCGACCTCGTCGCCATGACCGACGAAGTCCAGATCGGCACCAACTTCACCAAAACCATCGACGTGCTGGGCAACGATATCGGCTCCCCGACGATGACCATCACCCACATCAACGGCGTGGCGGTGTCGGCGGGGCAGAGCGTCACCCTGCAAACCGGCCAGACCATCACGCTCAACGCCGATGGCACGCTCGATGTCACCTCCGATGGCGATACCGAAGAGATCGTCTTCACCTATGCCATCGAGGACGCCAGCGGCGAGACCGACACCGGCTTCATCAAGCTCGATCAGGTGCCCTGCTTCGTCGCGGGCACGCTCATCGCCACGCCCTCCGGCGAGGTGCCGGTCGAGAGCCTCCAGCCCGGCGACTTGGTGCTCACCCACGATGATGGCCCCCAGCCCCTGCGCTGGATCGGCCGCCGCACCGTGCCCGCCCTCGGCAGCATGGCCCCCATCCACATCCGCGCTGGCACCTTCGGCCCGCACCGCGCACTGACCATCTCGCCCCTGCACCGCCTGATGATCCGCGATCCGCTGGCCGAGCTGATGTTCGGCGACGGCGAGGTGCTGGTGGCCGCCAAGGAGCTGGTCGGCGGCGCAGCCGTGACCCGGCTGGAAGGCGGCGAGGTCGAATACGTCCACCTGCTCTTCGACCGCCATCAGGTGATCTTCTCCGAAGGCCTGCCGACCGAGAGCTTCCTGCCCGGCGGCCAGATGCAGCACAGCTTCGAAGCCGAAATCGTCGAAGAGATCTGCACGATCTTTCCCGAACTCGACCCGGAGACCGGCGAGGGCTACGGGCCTGCGGCGCGGCGGATGCTCTCGGGCTACGAGGCCCGGCTCTGGGCGGCAGAGGCGCTGCGAGCAGCGTGA
- a CDS encoding rhodanese-like domain-containing protein, with amino-acid sequence MKRVKDMVAEANAQVAHAPAADIIPQHGQEGVTFVDLRDPRELEREGMIPGAFHCPRGMLEFWIDPESPYAKPQFQTGDRFVFYCASGWRSALSALAAQEMGLENVSHITDGFSGWKASGGPVGDRPKKPA; translated from the coding sequence ATGAAACGCGTCAAAGACATGGTCGCCGAGGCCAATGCGCAGGTCGCCCACGCGCCCGCCGCCGATATCATCCCGCAGCACGGGCAGGAGGGGGTCACCTTCGTCGACCTGCGAGACCCCCGCGAACTGGAGCGCGAAGGCATGATCCCCGGCGCCTTCCACTGCCCGCGCGGCATGCTCGAATTCTGGATCGACCCAGAGAGCCCCTACGCCAAACCCCAGTTCCAAACGGGCGACCGCTTCGTCTTCTACTGCGCGTCGGGCTGGCGCTCCGCCCTCTCGGCCCTCGCCGCACAAGAGATGGGGCTCGAAAACGTCAGCCACATCACCGATGGCTTTTCCGGCTGGAAGGCCAGCGGCGGCCCCGTCGGAGACCGCCCGAAGAAACCGGCCTGA
- a CDS encoding GNAT family N-acetyltransferase: protein MLRAGRAEDARALATLHVEVWRETYAGIAPPEAMARLDEAHRLPFWQALLAGGVPQSGAIVACRGVTLLGVVSFAPASQAAHDGATEITHLYVRRSARGTGLGARLLLAALERIAAEGGAAAALSVVAENARARAFYARMGGTEARQFTDPGPLWRSTNIVVRWSLSRDGAGAA, encoded by the coding sequence GTGCTGCGCGCCGGACGGGCCGAGGACGCGCGGGCGCTGGCCACCCTTCACGTTGAAGTCTGGCGCGAGACCTATGCCGGAATCGCGCCGCCCGAGGCGATGGCCCGCCTCGACGAGGCGCATCGGCTGCCGTTCTGGCAGGCCCTCCTCGCCGGGGGCGTGCCTCAGAGCGGCGCCATCGTGGCCTGCCGGGGCGTTACGCTGCTGGGGGTGGTGAGCTTCGCGCCTGCGTCGCAGGCCGCCCATGACGGCGCCACCGAGATCACCCATCTCTATGTGCGCCGGTCGGCGCGCGGCACCGGCCTCGGGGCGCGTCTGCTCTTGGCGGCGCTGGAGCGGATCGCGGCCGAGGGCGGCGCGGCGGCGGCGCTCTCCGTCGTGGCCGAGAACGCCCGCGCCCGCGCCTTCTATGCCCGGATGGGCGGCACCGAGGCGCGACAGTTCACCGATCCGGGGCCGCTCTGGCGCTCGACCAACATCGTGGTGCGCTGGTCGCTGTCCCGCGACGGGGCAGGCGCGGCATGA
- a CDS encoding sodium:calcium antiporter produces the protein MLSDLSLTWLLVAFAVAGSIVVVASIRATALADIIADRTAMGEALVGGVLLGGATSLSGVVVSVSVAAQGDASFAFSNAVGGIAAQTLFLAIADTLHRRANLEHAAAEPANLFQCVMLLILLGLPVAAMAGPDVAYFGIHPVSVVLFIAYAAGVRLAASVREEPMWQPVETGETRRDDPADAADAHKSARGPVLVFAALAAAMGLCGYVIGQGGQEFVTRFGLASSLVGSLVTAVVTSLPELVTTLVAVRRGALQLAVGGIIGGNTFDTLFLVFSDVAYREGSLYHAVGLSDLYWLATGLLMTAVLMAGLILRQREGPARIGIESVLMMAIYGGAVAVEVLA, from the coding sequence GTGCTCTCAGACCTATCGCTGACATGGCTCCTCGTCGCCTTTGCGGTGGCGGGGAGCATTGTTGTGGTGGCCTCGATCCGCGCCACGGCGCTGGCCGATATCATCGCCGACCGCACGGCGATGGGCGAGGCGCTGGTGGGCGGCGTGCTGCTGGGCGGGGCGACCTCGCTCTCGGGCGTGGTCGTTAGCGTGAGCGTGGCGGCGCAGGGGGATGCCTCCTTTGCGTTTTCCAACGCGGTGGGGGGCATTGCGGCGCAGACGCTGTTTTTGGCGATTGCGGACACGCTGCACCGGCGGGCCAACCTTGAACATGCCGCCGCCGAACCTGCGAACCTGTTTCAATGCGTGATGCTTCTGATCCTGCTCGGCCTGCCGGTGGCGGCGATGGCGGGGCCGGATGTGGCCTATTTTGGCATTCACCCCGTGTCGGTGGTGCTGTTCATCGCCTACGCCGCCGGGGTGCGGCTGGCGGCCTCGGTGCGCGAAGAGCCGATGTGGCAGCCGGTGGAGACCGGCGAGACCCGGCGCGACGACCCGGCAGATGCGGCGGATGCGCACAAGAGCGCGCGGGGGCCGGTGCTGGTGTTTGCCGCACTGGCGGCGGCGATGGGCCTGTGCGGCTACGTGATCGGGCAGGGCGGGCAGGAGTTTGTGACCCGGTTCGGGCTGGCCTCAAGCCTCGTGGGGAGCCTCGTGACGGCGGTGGTGACCTCGCTGCCCGAGCTGGTGACGACGCTGGTGGCGGTGCGCCGGGGCGCGTTGCAGCTGGCGGTGGGCGGGATCATCGGGGGGAACACCTTCGACACGCTGTTCCTCGTGTTCTCGGACGTGGCTTACCGCGAGGGCTCGCTTTACCACGCAGTGGGGCTGAGTGACCTCTACTGGCTCGCCACCGGGCTGCTGATGACGGCGGTGCTCATGGCCGGGTTGATCCTGCGCCAGCGCGAGGGGCCGGCGCGGATTGGCATCGAGAGCGTGCTGATGATGGCGATCTATGGCGGGGCCGTGGCGGTGGAGGTGCTTGCGTGA
- a CDS encoding diacylglycerol/lipid kinase family protein, which translates to MVALPQPLEPAAPDVVPGEICVIANAKSGTNARDSEAIDRALAVFGKAATLTHWSPSQDLHQIVETAVKNGARTVVAAGGDGTAMAVAQAMLGTPAALAVLPLGTFNYFARGLGLPQDPEAAAQAILTGHRHQITVGKVGDRVFLNNASLGVYPAILKERETVYKRWGRRRIMAHWSVLKTFLRFQRPMKMRLTADGETRDVRAPLLFVARSAYQLERFGLAGKQAISDDKFAVLIGRATSRGKLFKITWRLITGTMQEGRDYDLVQARDLTVATSRPRTLVAFDGEKSREKSPFHFTMADKPLTIILPEPQ; encoded by the coding sequence ATGGTGGCCCTGCCCCAGCCCCTCGAACCCGCCGCCCCCGATGTCGTTCCGGGCGAAATCTGCGTGATCGCCAACGCCAAATCCGGCACCAATGCCCGTGACAGCGAGGCGATCGACCGTGCCTTGGCCGTGTTCGGCAAGGCGGCCACGCTCACCCACTGGAGCCCTTCCCAGGACCTGCACCAGATCGTTGAAACCGCTGTCAAGAACGGCGCCCGGACAGTCGTTGCCGCAGGCGGTGACGGCACCGCGATGGCCGTGGCGCAAGCCATGCTGGGGACCCCTGCCGCGCTGGCTGTGCTGCCCCTTGGCACCTTCAACTACTTCGCCCGCGGCCTCGGCCTGCCGCAAGATCCAGAGGCCGCCGCACAGGCAATCCTCACCGGCCACCGCCACCAGATCACCGTGGGCAAAGTCGGCGACCGCGTGTTCCTCAACAACGCCTCCCTCGGGGTCTACCCCGCGATCCTGAAAGAGCGCGAAACCGTCTACAAACGCTGGGGCCGCCGCCGGATCATGGCGCATTGGTCAGTGCTCAAAACCTTCCTGCGGTTCCAGCGCCCGATGAAGATGCGCCTCACCGCCGATGGCGAAACCCGCGATGTCCGCGCGCCTCTGCTCTTCGTCGCCCGCTCCGCCTACCAGCTCGAGCGCTTCGGGCTGGCCGGAAAGCAAGCGATCTCGGATGACAAGTTCGCCGTCCTGATTGGCCGCGCCACCAGCCGTGGCAAGCTCTTCAAGATCACATGGCGGCTGATCACCGGCACCATGCAGGAAGGGCGCGACTATGACCTGGTGCAGGCCCGCGACCTGACCGTCGCCACCTCGCGCCCCCGCACGCTGGTCGCCTTCGATGGTGAAAAATCGCGTGAAAAGAGCCCCTTCCACTTCACCATGGCCGATAAGCCGCTGACCATCATCCTGCCCGAACCGCAATGA
- a CDS encoding OmpA family protein, whose amino-acid sequence MIRRLALILALAFTAVTGAATQTQAQQGALEPGWLLDPGASNLRFQSIKKEVVSESSDFATFTGEIFPNGKAEVRVALESVDTKIDLRNVRMRFLFFETFKFPEAVVLAEVTPTMLSELEANRRATFDIPFSLDLHGVKKTLVAEVVATLLSDDRISVATARPVAISVEEFGMMENLGKLEDAAKVDIVPSATVTFDFLFDRRGSNGTPLSGGREGAVDATNAALEDEGDFSTEACEGRFEILSRTGNIYFASGSSRLSGESEPLLKELLDITSRCPGIEVEVAGHTDSVGKASDNQRLSERRAQSVADYLIENGIAPERLTAKGYGEEKPVASNDTAEGKGKNRRIEFLPRTN is encoded by the coding sequence ATGATCCGCCGTCTCGCCCTTATTCTGGCACTCGCATTCACCGCCGTCACCGGCGCCGCCACTCAAACGCAGGCCCAGCAAGGGGCGCTCGAGCCGGGCTGGCTGCTTGATCCCGGTGCCTCCAACCTGCGGTTCCAGTCGATCAAGAAAGAGGTCGTCTCTGAATCCAGCGACTTTGCAACGTTTACCGGCGAAATCTTTCCAAATGGTAAGGCAGAGGTCCGGGTGGCGCTCGAGAGCGTGGATACCAAGATCGATCTGCGCAACGTCCGCATGCGGTTTCTGTTCTTCGAGACCTTCAAGTTCCCCGAGGCGGTGGTGCTGGCAGAAGTCACGCCCACCATGCTGAGCGAGTTGGAGGCGAACCGCCGCGCGACCTTTGACATTCCCTTCTCGCTCGATCTGCACGGGGTGAAAAAGACGCTCGTGGCTGAAGTCGTGGCGACGCTCCTGAGCGATGACCGCATCTCGGTGGCCACGGCGCGACCGGTGGCGATTTCGGTCGAGGAGTTCGGGATGATGGAGAACCTCGGCAAGCTCGAGGATGCCGCCAAGGTGGATATCGTGCCCTCGGCCACGGTGACCTTCGACTTTTTGTTCGACCGGCGCGGCAGCAACGGCACCCCGCTCTCGGGCGGGCGCGAAGGGGCGGTGGATGCCACCAACGCGGCGCTCGAGGATGAGGGGGACTTCAGCACGGAGGCCTGCGAGGGCCGCTTCGAGATCTTGTCGCGCACGGGCAACATTTACTTCGCTTCCGGCTCCTCCCGGCTCTCGGGGGAGAGCGAGCCGCTGCTGAAGGAATTGCTTGATATCACCAGCCGTTGCCCCGGCATCGAGGTGGAGGTTGCGGGCCATACCGACAGCGTGGGCAAGGCCAGCGACAACCAGCGCCTCTCGGAGCGCCGGGCGCAGTCGGTGGCTGATTACCTCATCGAGAATGGCATCGCGCCGGAACGGCTGACGGCGAAGGGCTATGGCGAAGAGAAGCCGGTGGCCTCGAATGACACCGCCGAAGGCAAGGGCAAGAACCGCCGGATCGAGTTTTTGCCACGCACCAACTGA
- a CDS encoding TIGR00341 family protein gives MADRLLQVIGSVEQIDEVAGCLEELPPDQWWRLPYDEEEGRQTLYVALFKADAQEVMDAISDALEGQDGWRLFSLPTEASLPELDDEEEEDRRAQKETVNAREEIYREVRQGTALTLDYLVMTALAALVAAIGLSQGQVAVVIGAMVIAPLLGPIMAFAFGSALGNFSLLGVAVKALGAGLGVAVVVGIALGLILPGSYPDTSMMDFSGVLSLETVALPLAGGAAAALMLSGGQTTGLVGVMVAAALLPPLAAFGLFVGIWDIPNALRALATVVTNIVAINLAAQVVFLAKGIRPRRWESSDHKTSVRVALGASGALVALLALALWAAGHGYVPGL, from the coding sequence ATGGCCGACCGGCTGCTTCAGGTGATCGGCTCGGTGGAGCAGATCGACGAGGTGGCGGGCTGCCTTGAGGAGCTCCCGCCCGACCAGTGGTGGCGGCTGCCCTATGACGAGGAGGAGGGGCGGCAGACGCTCTACGTGGCCCTCTTCAAGGCCGATGCGCAGGAGGTGATGGACGCCATCAGCGATGCGCTGGAGGGGCAGGACGGCTGGCGGCTGTTCAGCCTGCCGACCGAGGCGAGCCTGCCGGAACTCGATGACGAGGAGGAGGAGGACCGCCGCGCGCAGAAGGAGACGGTGAACGCGCGGGAGGAGATTTATCGCGAGGTGCGGCAGGGCACGGCGCTGACGCTGGATTACCTGGTGATGACCGCGCTGGCAGCGCTGGTGGCGGCCATCGGCCTCAGCCAGGGGCAGGTGGCGGTGGTGATCGGGGCGATGGTGATTGCGCCCTTGCTCGGGCCGATCATGGCCTTTGCCTTCGGCTCGGCGCTGGGGAACTTCTCGCTCCTTGGGGTCGCGGTGAAGGCCTTGGGCGCGGGGCTGGGGGTGGCCGTGGTGGTGGGCATCGCGCTTGGGTTGATCCTGCCGGGCTCCTACCCGGACACCTCGATGATGGATTTCTCCGGCGTGCTCAGCCTTGAGACCGTGGCGCTGCCGCTGGCAGGCGGCGCGGCGGCGGCACTGATGCTTTCGGGCGGGCAGACCACGGGGCTTGTGGGCGTGATGGTGGCGGCTGCGCTGCTGCCGCCGCTCGCCGCCTTTGGCCTTTTCGTGGGTATATGGGATATCCCCAACGCGCTGCGGGCGCTGGCGACGGTGGTGACCAATATCGTTGCCATCAACCTTGCGGCGCAGGTCGTCTTCCTCGCCAAGGGCATCCGCCCGCGCCGGTGGGAAAGCTCGGATCACAAGACATCGGTCCGGGTGGCGCTGGGGGCCTCGGGCGCGCTGGTCGCGCTTTTGGCGCTGGCGCTCTGGGCGGCGGGGCATGGCTACGTGCCGGGGCTTTAG
- a CDS encoding TIGR00730 family Rossman fold protein — protein sequence MNDASRFRDAGEDKRTAHEVPDTPQTRAPAYTLAFADEDFLCRDELRPVRLQLELLKPELLMEEHGIRSTVVLFGGARIPEPAKKDTARTQTLADLSAFYDEARSFARLMTERSLASGGTEDVIVTGGGPGVMEAGNRGAADAGGHSIGLNIVLPHEQAPNEYVTPDLCFNFHYFAIRKMHFLMRARAIAVFPGGFGTLDELFESLTLIQTGRMQKVPFLLFGKAFWEKIINWDALKDAGTISPEDIELFKFVDSAEEAIAAIDGWEGAGEKRGAIPGR from the coding sequence ATGAACGACGCCAGCCGCTTCCGCGACGCCGGAGAAGACAAGCGCACCGCCCACGAGGTGCCCGACACGCCGCAAACCCGCGCCCCGGCCTATACGCTCGCCTTCGCCGATGAAGACTTCCTCTGCCGCGACGAGCTGCGCCCCGTCCGCCTCCAGCTCGAACTGCTCAAGCCCGAACTGCTGATGGAAGAGCACGGCATCCGCTCCACTGTCGTCCTCTTCGGCGGCGCCCGCATCCCCGAACCGGCCAAGAAAGACACTGCCCGCACCCAGACCCTCGCCGATCTCTCCGCCTTCTACGATGAGGCCCGCAGCTTCGCCCGGCTGATGACCGAGCGCTCCCTCGCCTCAGGCGGCACCGAGGATGTCATCGTCACCGGCGGCGGGCCGGGCGTGATGGAGGCCGGCAACCGCGGCGCGGCAGACGCCGGCGGCCACTCCATCGGCCTCAACATCGTGCTGCCCCATGAGCAGGCGCCCAACGAATACGTCACGCCCGACCTCTGCTTCAACTTCCACTACTTCGCCATCCGCAAGATGCACTTCCTGATGCGCGCCCGCGCCATCGCCGTCTTCCCCGGCGGCTTCGGCACGCTGGACGAACTCTTCGAGTCTCTCACCCTCATCCAGACTGGCCGGATGCAAAAGGTGCCCTTCCTGCTGTTCGGCAAAGCCTTCTGGGAAAAAATCATCAACTGGGACGCCCTGAAAGACGCAGGCACCATCAGCCCCGAAGACATCGAGCTGTTCAAATTCGTGGACTCCGCGGAAGAGGCCATCGCCGCCATCGACGGCTGGGAAGGCGCAGGCGAAAAACGAGGCGCCATCCCCGGCCGGTAG
- a CDS encoding dimethylsulfonioproprionate lyase family protein, protein MEDPLRLSDLPDWRYLLQEFDVLYRHGSSGGSKLIRGHRKRVRDMLSKVVDAAPEVRMRAAEEKPVVAHLGRALDRGERGAVAGLARALGRVAGALTWEYGYEKVPPALARKYAYCEVLGPRGPVVAERLILGFVLFAPKTTYPQHSHAEIEESYVSVSGAWSENDAAVHAPGSLILNGSGHEHRITTDETEPCLLAYAWIGPEEKLNAPGMKLTGTRGKRVERGI, encoded by the coding sequence ATGGAAGACCCGCTCCGCCTCTCCGACCTGCCAGACTGGCGCTACCTGCTGCAGGAGTTCGACGTGCTCTACCGCCACGGCTCCTCGGGCGGCAGCAAGCTGATCCGCGGCCACCGCAAACGGGTACGCGACATGCTCTCGAAGGTGGTGGATGCGGCGCCGGAGGTGCGGATGCGCGCGGCGGAGGAAAAGCCGGTGGTGGCGCACCTCGGGCGGGCGCTGGACCGGGGCGAGCGCGGCGCGGTCGCCGGGCTGGCAAGGGCGCTGGGCCGGGTGGCGGGCGCGCTGACATGGGAGTACGGCTACGAGAAGGTGCCGCCCGCGCTGGCGAGAAAATACGCCTACTGCGAGGTGCTCGGGCCGCGCGGGCCGGTGGTGGCGGAACGGCTGATTTTGGGCTTCGTGCTGTTTGCGCCGAAGACGACCTATCCGCAGCATTCCCATGCGGAGATCGAGGAGAGCTATGTGTCGGTGTCTGGCGCGTGGTCAGAGAACGACGCGGCAGTGCATGCGCCGGGGTCGCTCATTTTGAACGGGTCGGGGCATGAGCATCGGATCACAACGGATGAGACGGAGCCGTGCCTGCTGGCCTACGCGTGGATCGGGCCGGAGGAGAAGCTGAACGCGCCGGGGATGAAGCTGACGGGGACGCGGGGGAAGAGGGTTGAGCGGGGGATCTAG
- a CDS encoding metallophosphoesterase family protein: MRRILHLSDLHYGRDDAALEEPLLATIASLRPDLVVISGDFTQRARRRQFAEAAEFVARIEAPVLSVPGNHDTPIDNLWRRFVTPFHRYKAYIDAVLEPSIEDDEMHVVGVNTVNRFSWQRGRFSRRTARRVCNAFAEAGDKLKVVVVHHPLEHGPTVEKRLMRGASAALSALSDCEADVVLSGHLHTASAAPFTAAPGLLFVQAGTGLSTRRRGESNNFNVLDVEAGRVSITTWGADELEFAPGESATYARGATGWERVAGEAEFSARPQMALA, encoded by the coding sequence ATGAGACGCATCCTCCACCTGTCCGACCTGCACTACGGCCGCGACGATGCCGCGCTGGAGGAGCCGCTGTTGGCAACCATCGCCAGCCTGCGGCCTGATCTCGTGGTGATCTCCGGCGATTTCACCCAGCGTGCCCGGCGGCGCCAGTTTGCCGAGGCCGCCGAGTTCGTGGCCCGGATCGAGGCGCCGGTGCTCTCCGTGCCGGGCAATCACGACACCCCGATCGACAATCTCTGGCGCCGCTTCGTCACCCCGTTTCACCGCTACAAGGCCTACATCGACGCGGTGCTCGAACCCTCCATCGAAGACGATGAAATGCACGTGGTCGGCGTGAACACGGTCAACCGCTTCTCGTGGCAACGGGGCCGGTTTTCACGGCGCACCGCCCGGCGGGTCTGCAACGCCTTCGCGGAAGCTGGCGACAAGCTGAAGGTCGTGGTCGTGCACCACCCGCTCGAGCATGGGCCAACGGTTGAAAAACGGCTCATGCGCGGAGCCAGCGCCGCGCTTTCGGCTCTCTCGGATTGCGAGGCCGATGTGGTGCTCTCGGGCCATCTGCACACCGCCTCCGCCGCCCCCTTCACCGCCGCGCCGGGGCTGCTCTTTGTGCAGGCCGGCACCGGCCTCTCCACCCGCAGGCGCGGGGAGAGCAACAATTTCAACGTGCTGGATGTCGAGGCCGGGCGCGTCTCCATCACCACCTGGGGTGCTGACGAGCTGGAGTTCGCCCCCGGCGAAAGCGCAACCTACGCGCGGGGTGCCACCGGGTGGGAGCGGGTCGCAGGCGAGGCCGAGTTCAGCGCTCGCCCGCAAATGGCTCTTGCCTGA
- a CDS encoding GlsB/YeaQ/YmgE family stress response membrane protein, whose translation MGLGLILSIIIGGLAGWIASMIMKADTGLITNIVLGIVGALVLNLLLQLLGIYAAERVVPQLIVGIAGACLLIFGFRAIARRS comes from the coding sequence ATGGGACTTGGACTTATTCTCTCGATCATCATCGGGGGCCTCGCGGGCTGGATCGCCTCGATGATCATGAAGGCCGATACGGGCCTCATCACCAATATCGTGCTCGGCATCGTCGGCGCGCTGGTGCTGAACCTGCTGCTGCAACTGCTGGGCATCTATGCCGCCGAACGGGTGGTACCGCAGCTGATCGTGGGGATCGCGGGCGCCTGCCTGCTGATCTTCGGCTTCCGGGCCATCGCGCGCCGCTCCTGA
- the dapD gene encoding 2,3,4,5-tetrahydropyridine-2,6-dicarboxylate N-succinyltransferase, whose protein sequence is MSNAQLEAAIEAAWEARDQITPQTTGETREAIEDTLNALDGGSLRVAEKQADGSWHVNQWAKKAVLLGFRIKDMEEQSGGPQGGGWWDKVDSKFKGWGDNQWKAAGFRAVPNAVVRKSAYIAPGVVLMPSFVNLGAYVDEGTMVDTWATVGSCAQIGKGVHLSGGVGIGGVLEPMQAGPTIIEDNCFIGARSEVVEGCIIREGSVLGMGVYIGQSTKIVDRETGEVMYGEVPPYSVVVSGSMPTKNNLNLYCAVIVKRVDEKTRSKTGINELLRD, encoded by the coding sequence ATGTCGAACGCCCAGCTTGAAGCCGCCATCGAAGCCGCCTGGGAGGCGCGTGACCAGATCACGCCGCAGACCACGGGCGAGACCCGCGAGGCGATCGAGGACACGCTGAACGCGCTGGACGGGGGCAGCCTGCGGGTGGCGGAGAAGCAGGCGGACGGCTCCTGGCATGTGAACCAGTGGGCCAAGAAGGCGGTGCTGCTGGGCTTCCGGATCAAGGACATGGAAGAGCAGTCCGGCGGGCCGCAGGGTGGCGGCTGGTGGGACAAGGTGGACAGCAAGTTCAAGGGTTGGGGTGACAATCAGTGGAAGGCTGCGGGCTTCCGCGCGGTGCCGAATGCGGTAGTGCGCAAGAGCGCCTATATCGCGCCGGGCGTGGTGCTGATGCCCTCTTTCGTGAACCTCGGCGCCTATGTGGACGAGGGCACGATGGTGGACACATGGGCCACGGTCGGCTCCTGCGCGCAGATCGGCAAGGGCGTCCACCTGAGCGGCGGCGTGGGCATTGGCGGCGTGCTGGAGCCGATGCAGGCGGGGCCGACGATCATCGAGGACAACTGCTTCATCGGGGCGCGCTCGGAGGTGGTGGAAGGCTGCATCATCCGTGAGGGTTCGGTGCTGGGGATGGGCGTGTACATCGGCCAGAGCACCAAGATCGTGGACCGGGAGACCGGCGAGGTGATGTATGGCGAGGTGCCGCCCTATTCGGTGGTGGTCTCGGGCTCGATGCCGACGAAGAACAACCTGAACCTCTACTGCGCGGTGATCGTTAAGCGGGTGGACGAGAAGACCCGCTCGAAGACCGGGATCAACGAACTGCTGCGCGACTAG